GATTTTATTGACTTTATcttaattattctttatttttcagtatGAAATTCGGACATATCAGACAAGCTAACGATATAGTATTCTCCATTGATCAGTTGGATTTTGATTTAGCTTCTTATGCTGAACAAAGAGAGAACATTCCCACTAGATATAAAGTCAATTTCCGAGGTGAGACTAATTTCACAATGTATTTGTTTATCACTATATGGATTTTTCATCTTCATGCACTACTTCTGCCATGGTTTTTACCGCTACTAGGAATaatgaatttgtttttctaaGCATTAAACATTTAACATCGCAAAATCATATTTGAAATCTAGCGGGTGGGAGGAAATATAGCACCGAAATTAATCGCATAATGGATTCTGGTGCCACTTTGTATGGTGGGCGTCCATGGGATTGGGAAGCTAGAGTTTTTAACaccgaaataaaattgaataacgacACAGGTGATGTACTGTTTCTTAAAGACATAATGAAATAGGACcaaatataattatcattattaatgTATTTACGTTCTAGGGTACGGAATAGCATATTTGTGGTATAATTATAATGGCCCAAGCCCATTGAAACCAGTGGGAAAAATACCTCACCTCCTACCATCAAATTTGAAACCGGAAGTTGATTTATACACAGTTTCATTTAAGGACCGAATTTGTCAAAGCGAGACGGCCGTTGGTGGTAAAGGATCTTCGATAGCATTACTAACGTCTATCCCACATAAGGAGGTAGCTGCTTATGGCACTGATTTAtttgacaatattttgaagtaactaaatgaatcatttatataattttgacAGTTCATCGTACCTTTGGGATTTTGCATTACCACGGCTGCTCTAAATCTACAgatagagaaaaatgaacCATTGGCAAATGCTGTTACTTATGTTAAAAACGTTAGTGCGGGAATATTGAAGGCTGATTTAAAAGTAGCTTGCGAGAAGTAAGTGTAAAAGATATTAATACCCGTACATATTTTTCCTCTTACAGTcatatttttagattatcCTAAATATGCGGAATAcatcaaatttatattatgtatGGTATTTGAAGGTctgcaattattttcatggCTGACGCAGCATCACAGGTGTGCTCCACTTCATGTATCTTTACGTTTTCAGAGCTGTAGCACTTTTTGAACAAACCCCTATAATCGAACCAATTCAAGCATCAATAAGACAATCTGTCTCACATCTTGATTCTGATCTACAAACTGACTTGAAAATATCAGACAAGTTTGAAAGATTTGCAGTGAGATCTAGCGCTGTTGGAGAAGACAGTGAAGACACTTCGGCTGCAGGTCAAAATGCAACTTTCCTTGGATTGAAAGGCGTTGAAAATATCATTAAAGCAGTTGCAAAATGCTGGGGTAGTTTATATGCATATCAAAGTGTAGAATACAGGTATTTACAATTGACTGTGTTAACTTCTCTTTAAATGTTTACTTTATATTAATGTGTAATTTCGTTAACGAATGATGAAGTACAATGACTAGACTATTGTAAATTAGAAATGCattcaaatattaataatgCACAAAACTTAGTAAATAAGATTCCTGCAAGTTTATCTGAATCTGTACTGTACCGAAACTAATTAATTAGGAGACAACGTGGTCAACCCATAAAGGCTGAAATGGGGGTTTGTGTCCAGCAAATGGTTAATGCTGAGACAGCTGGTGTAATGTTCACAAGACATCCAACTTCCGGAGACCCTAGAGAAATTCTCATAACAGCTAATTATGGCCTGGGAGAGGTGGGTACGCAAGCATCTACCTAGCAATAAGTTATACCAAATAATTTTTGGATAGATGTAATATCGTCTACTAAACTTCCTTCTTTATGACTTCTACCAGAGTGTTGTTTCTGCAATGATTGAGCCCGACACAGTAATTGTTAAGAGAAGTTTGAACAATGCTTTAGCAGTGAAAGACCTCAAGTTGGGAAAGAAAACTCACAAAGTTTCAATGACTTCGGACGAGGGCACGGTAACTGAGGAGCTCAAAGACTCTTACCATAACGAATTATGTATTTCGGAAGAAACTGCTTTGAAATTGAGCAAATTGGGCATACATTTGgaagcattgttcggctctgcacGTGATATTGAATGGGCTGTTGCACAGGGAAAAATATTCTTGCTGCAAGCACGCCCAGTTACAGCTTTGGATAACTGGtctgattttgaaataatCCATGAATTAGATTCACCAGTGCCTAGTGAAATTGATACTCTAGTATTTTCTAATGCTGGGGAAGTTTTTCCAGGAGCTACATCACCGCTGACATTGAGTACTGTTGTGCGATCAATAGACAGGGCGATCCTGCTTGATTCTAAGTTTAAACCGACTCATTGTTATTGTGAAACTTTCATTGGTATTACAGGAATGAGATGCTGCAttaattatatgaatgtaaGTGTCCATAAAATACGATAActcacaaatttcaaatttgttaaACTTTCCATATGCATTAGAATTCTTACACATACTTTTATGCAGACAATATTGCGTGAAGTTGAGTCCAAAATATCTTTAAGCAATAAGATCATCGATATCGCAATTTGTGGTCATGAAGTAACAACCCCAGAGCTTCATGCTTGGGCTGTGAAAAGAAATGGAATTCAGGGAATAAAGAGTAAACTGAAGTTGTATAAAGCCATAATAAGAGATACTTGGGTCAATGGAAACATAGAACAACTGGCTAAGAAATTTCACGCAAACTTCAAGTTTGATGTTGAGTCCTACGTAAGGGCGGAACATCTTTATAAAGATCTCGATGATAGTTTAGAGAAATTGCTTCAGGTACCTATATTCTTATATTTAATCATTATTTACATACTCATAATTTCTACTACAGACATGTGTTCAATtattgaccaaaaaattagaaaaaattgtgaacGTCATAACTTTGCTGCTTGCTGCTTCCATCAtctaatatttacaaaaaactGCTACTTTGTGTTCTCTTTGATGTAGGCATCAATATATCACGCTCATACATCAAAAGTGAGTGTATTCTGTCAAATTGTTGCAATGTCAGTGTTGACAGAAGGTGCTCCAAATTTGAATATCAACCACTATTCAGATGTAGGCATATTCCTAAGTTCCTGTAGTGATGTAGTGAGTGCTCAAGTTCCCACAGCTCTACGTAACCTTGCTAATACAATAAGGAATGGTGAAAAAGCTGAAGAATTTGTTAAGCTAGATCCAAAAGAAGCTAGAGATTGGTTAACGCTGAATTGCACTGCAGCTGCAGTCATGtttgatgattttttgaaagaacACGGATACAGGTGCATAAGAGAATTAGATTTGATGACTGAAACATGGGATATGAAGCCTGAGAAACTAATATCCTCACTTCAAGTAAGTCATAAATACAACGAGATTCtcaaaaaatattactttCAACATAAgactaaaatattttgatatttatttattctgtCACTGGCTAAAAACAGGCAGCCGTAGCATCATCAGGAGAGCCACCAGTATTTAAAGAATTAAGTGTAGCCGAAACTGTAGATCGATTACGCACGCCGAAAAGTCGAGTCACAAAAAAGATATTGGAGATGCTGATACCACTTAACAGGAGTGCCGTTAGTCGCAGAGAAttgacaaaagctgttttaGTTTCCACAGTCAATGCTTTGAGATTAGGATACCAAAAACTTGGTAGACTAATGGTCGAGGATGGCCAACTACCTGACATGAATTTGATATTCTTTCTTACCCATCAGGAAATTGGTCTGTTATTTATTAGTTCAAATCCAACATTAGTGCAAAAGTGAGTATTTTGCTTATTCATTACTGAGCATAAggttaatttgaaaaacaaaaaattgttttttagaGCGATAAGAAGACAAAGACTTTATCCTCACTGTGACAAAATTCAGTTTCCGGAAGTGAATAGAGGTGTATTAAAACCTATACTGGTAAGTGAAAAGTATTTCCTGTATAATATCAGTTCACAACAATTAAGAAGGTGGTatcctccaatttttttttgtaatgtcTAATCTGTACGTATATGGTAATCTTAACAcgattaaatatttataaaaatatttgttctATTTAGGCAGAGCCCAGTACAAAAATTCGTGAGGGAGGTGCTCGGGTATCAGGAACACCAGTCGGTGGAGGGACAGTCCTAGGTCGTGCTTGCATTATCACTAATATAAATGA
Above is a genomic segment from Neodiprion pinetum isolate iyNeoPine1 chromosome 1, iyNeoPine1.2, whole genome shotgun sequence containing:
- the LOC124219498 gene encoding rifampicin phosphotransferase-like isoform X1, with the protein product MDWITVAIQVVTVTILPIWIYLWLNKSVQRKLVTNSIISHYTIPGWNFHLKRCWAEYCINGAIRKKATIKKKYDIVVPKELEELRKLSDEDSSDSIQFYGIDQKGNFVFISLTRRRHRTAELILQLSLADGRMYQLPNHPDSVIFNNVDRGWSAVGLKITPLEPWRRWRITFNGLLRNGIKRNYRQNEGKVEHVRFHFIYTASAPPLLWPKDWSPGLQADALAREPWKNPQWINMIKLNKTGGFDQWGTLAGQLIFEDSSSTELYLRGLRQRRWGVHKPAQLHRTVDIVGVMYDGAMYCLGADSSKEGLTHMKFGHIRQANDIVFSIDQLDFDLASYAEQRENIPTRYKVNFRAGGRKYSTEINRIMDSGATLYGGRPWDWEARVFNTEIKLNNDTGYGIAYLWYNYNGPSPLKPVGKIPHLLPSNLKPEVDLYTVSFKDRICQSETAVGGKGSSIALLTSIPHKEFIVPLGFCITTAALNLQIEKNEPLANAVTYVKNVSAGILKADLKVACEKAVALFEQTPIIEPIQASIRQSVSHLDSDLQTDLKISDKFERFAVRSSAVGEDSEDTSAAGQNATFLGLKGVENIIKAVAKCWGSLYAYQSVEYRRQRGQPIKAEMGVCVQQMVNAETAGVMFTRHPTSGDPREILITANYGLGESVVSAMIEPDTVIVKRSLNNALAVKDLKLGKKTHKVSMTSDEGTVTEELKDSYHNELCISEETALKLSKLGIHLEALFGSARDIEWAVAQGKIFLLQARPVTALDNWSDFEIIHELDSPVPSEIDTLVFSNAGEVFPGATSPLTLSTVVRSIDRAILLDSKFKPTHCYCETFIGITGMRCCINYMNTILREVESKISLSNKIIDIAICGHEVTTPELHAWAVKRNGIQGIKSKLKLYKAIIRDTWVNGNIEQLAKKFHANFKFDVESYVRAEHLYKDLDDSLEKLLQASIYHAHTSKVSVFCQIVAMSVLTEGAPNLNINHYSDVGIFLSSCSDVVSAQVPTALRNLANTIRNGEKAEEFVKLDPKEARDWLTLNCTAAAVMFDDFLKEHGYRCIRELDLMTETWDMKPEKLISSLQAAVASSGEPPVFKELSVAETVDRLRTPKSRVTKKILEMLIPLNRSAVSRRELTKAVLVSTVNALRLGYQKLGRLMVEDGQLPDMNLIFFLTHQEIGLLFISSNPTLVQKAIRRQRLYPHCDKIQFPEVNRGVLKPILAEPSTKIREGGARVSGTPVGGGTVLGRACIITNINDAVQLKPGDILITQCTDIGWSPYFPILGGVVTELGGLISHGAVVAREYGLPCIVGAEGATQKFRTGDIVLLTGTTGILQVVEETT
- the LOC124219498 gene encoding rifampicin phosphotransferase-like isoform X2 — translated: MDWITVAIQVVTVTILPIWIYLWLNKSVQRKLVTNSIISHYTIPGWNFHLKRCWAEYCINGAIRKKATIKKKYDIVVPKELEELRKLSDEDSSDSIQFYGIDQKGNFVFISLTRRRHRTAELILQLSLADGRMYQLPNHPDSVIFNNVDRGWSAVGLKITPLEPWRRWRITFNGLLRNGIKRNYRQNEGKVEHVRFHFIYTASAPPLLWPKDWSPGLQADALAREPWKNPQWINMIKLNKTGGFDQWGTLAGQLIFEDSSSTELYLRGLRQRRWGVHKPAQLHRTVDIVGVMYDGAMYCLGADSSKEGLTHMKFGHIRQANDIVFSIDQLDFDLASYAEQRENIPTRYKVNFRGYGIAYLWYNYNGPSPLKPVGKIPHLLPSNLKPEVDLYTVSFKDRICQSETAVGGKGSSIALLTSIPHKEFIVPLGFCITTAALNLQIEKNEPLANAVTYVKNVSAGILKADLKVACEKAVALFEQTPIIEPIQASIRQSVSHLDSDLQTDLKISDKFERFAVRSSAVGEDSEDTSAAGQNATFLGLKGVENIIKAVAKCWGSLYAYQSVEYRRQRGQPIKAEMGVCVQQMVNAETAGVMFTRHPTSGDPREILITANYGLGESVVSAMIEPDTVIVKRSLNNALAVKDLKLGKKTHKVSMTSDEGTVTEELKDSYHNELCISEETALKLSKLGIHLEALFGSARDIEWAVAQGKIFLLQARPVTALDNWSDFEIIHELDSPVPSEIDTLVFSNAGEVFPGATSPLTLSTVVRSIDRAILLDSKFKPTHCYCETFIGITGMRCCINYMNTILREVESKISLSNKIIDIAICGHEVTTPELHAWAVKRNGIQGIKSKLKLYKAIIRDTWVNGNIEQLAKKFHANFKFDVESYVRAEHLYKDLDDSLEKLLQASIYHAHTSKVSVFCQIVAMSVLTEGAPNLNINHYSDVGIFLSSCSDVVSAQVPTALRNLANTIRNGEKAEEFVKLDPKEARDWLTLNCTAAAVMFDDFLKEHGYRCIRELDLMTETWDMKPEKLISSLQAAVASSGEPPVFKELSVAETVDRLRTPKSRVTKKILEMLIPLNRSAVSRRELTKAVLVSTVNALRLGYQKLGRLMVEDGQLPDMNLIFFLTHQEIGLLFISSNPTLVQKAIRRQRLYPHCDKIQFPEVNRGVLKPILAEPSTKIREGGARVSGTPVGGGTVLGRACIITNINDAVQLKPGDILITQCTDIGWSPYFPILGGVVTELGGLISHGAVVAREYGLPCIVGAEGATQKFRTGDIVLLTGTTGILQVVEETT